From Acidipropionibacterium acidipropionici, one genomic window encodes:
- a CDS encoding IS3-like element ISPfr11 family transposase (programmed frameshift): MSTGNEKTRRQRRKFTAQYRHEAARMVIDSGRTIAEVSQELGLGPQLLGRWVKAEKETMTPSTLSPDEREELKRLRKENADLRMDNEFFGKSSGLLRCEASVSEKYTLMQAEKARYPIARMARLLKVSTSGYYAWVAAQQRDGDHLLPSLRARRRLDEAVRRIWVDSRSTYGYLRVCAQLRREGVVVDRKTVAASMRRQGLAGISPRRFRPVTTIPGTRTHSIPDRVKRHWDTGQVDRVWVTDITYLRTRAGWVYLCAIKDACSRKVIATVMSTTMTTDLVEEALRRARILRPNAPRKVIIHSDRGTQFTSEQMYECCRELHLDQSMGRTGVCWDNAMIESQWSVLKAEFYDRYEWDTPQQAIQGVEEWIHDFYNTKRLNSAIGYQTPVEFEAQHAAALTRAA, from the exons ATGAGCACGGGGAACGAGAAGACGCGGAGGCAGCGTCGCAAGTTCACGGCCCAGTACCGCCATGAGGCGGCGAGGATGGTGATCGACTCGGGTCGCACGATCGCCGAGGTCTCCCAGGAGCTGGGGCTGGGTCCCCAACTGTTGGGCAGGTGGGTGAAGGCAGAGAAGGAGACCATGACGCCGAGCACGTTGAGTCCGGATGAACGCGAGGAGTTGAAGCGGCTCCGCAAGGAGAACGCGGACCTGCGGATGGACAACGAGTTCT TTGGGAAAAGCAGCGGCCTTCTTCGCTGCGAAGCATCAGTGAGTGAGAAGTACACGCTGATGCAGGCGGAGAAGGCTCGGTACCCGATTGCCCGGATGGCCCGCCTGTTGAAAGTGTCCACTTCCGGGTACTACGCGTGGGTTGCGGCCCAGCAGCGGGATGGGGATCATCTTCTCCCCAGCCTCCGGGCGCGTCGGCGCCTGGATGAGGCGGTGCGCCGCATATGGGTGGACTCCCGAAGCACGTACGGGTACCTGCGTGTGTGCGCCCAGCTTCGCCGTGAGGGGGTGGTGGTGGATCGCAAGACGGTGGCGGCCTCGATGCGCCGTCAGGGCCTTGCGGGCATCAGCCCGCGCCGGTTCCGTCCGGTGACGACGATACCGGGGACGCGCACGCATTCGATCCCTGACCGGGTCAAGCGACACTGGGACACGGGGCAGGTGGATCGCGTGTGGGTCACCGACATCACCTACCTGAGGACGCGGGCCGGGTGGGTGTACCTGTGCGCCATCAAGGACGCTTGCTCCCGGAAGGTCATCGCAACCGTTATGTCGACGACCATGACGACGGACCTCGTGGAGGAGGCGTTGCGCCGGGCTCGCATTCTTCGCCCGAACGCGCCCAGGAAAGTGATCATCCATTCCGACCGTGGCACGCAATTCACCTCCGAGCAGATGTATGAGTGCTGCCGGGAACTCCACCTCGACCAGTCAATGGGACGCACCGGGGTGTGCTGGGACAATGCGATGATCGAATCCCAGTGGTCCGTGTTGAAGGCTGAGTTCTACGACCGCTACGAGTGGGACACCCCCCAGCAGGCCATTCAGGGCGTGGAGGAGTGGATCCACGACTTCTACAACACGAAGCGCCTCAACTCAGCGATCGGCTACCAGACCCCAGTCGAGTTCGAAGCCCAACACGCGGCAGCCCTGACACGGGCCGCCTGA
- a CDS encoding DEAD/DEAH box helicase, translating into MCRDQFGYGITDEGVHVQDPFTGTGTFIVRLLQSGIIKPADLARKYTGELWANEYMLLAYYIAAVNIETTYQALVAEQQPDRPVDYVPFPGVTLTDTFQITEKGDRSDTSLIPVNNQRIEAQLAAPIKVIVGNPPYSAGQTSANDNNANLPYPTLDGRIAATYAAQSTATNKNNLYDSYIRAFRWATDRLGDQGVIAFVTNNGWLDGNTADGIRKTFQTEFSDIWVYNLRGNQRTAGERSRQEGGKVFGSGSRAGVAVLVAAKNPHQTGCHIHYHQVPDYQSREDKLDDITDATLTTTAWTTITPNTDGDWLNQRNPAFQTFTPIGLKDTREPTPRIFTMHSNGLKTNRDPWCYNFSHKAVEANMSRMVDEYNLEATTCTGDESKLTTDPTRISWSANLKSDALRSRTHQFHPDRIYESLYRPFCHQNAYFDRPLNERVYRLESIFPTPTHDNTGFYVVGVGSAVPFSAVAIDCLPDLHVTGAGSGGQFFPRWTYERADSSDQDVLPDPDETVDEWGYRRVDNITDQALKTYRDAFGSQVSKDDIFSYVYAVLHSPQYRTAFAADLKRMLPRIPLAASRDDFERFVAAGRTLADLHIGYETVEPYPLSEQHSDTVTGPEAYRVQKMRWKDKTTKKTLIYNAHITLDDIPAVANEYMLGSRSALEWLIDRYQVKTDKASGIINDPNQWATEHDDPHYIIDLVKRVTRVSVDTVRVVDALPELPL; encoded by the coding sequence GTGTGCCGCGACCAGTTCGGCTACGGCATCACCGATGAGGGTGTCCACGTCCAGGACCCGTTCACCGGCACCGGCACGTTCATCGTGCGGTTGTTGCAGTCGGGCATCATCAAACCGGCGGACCTGGCCCGCAAGTACACCGGGGAGTTGTGGGCCAACGAGTACATGCTGCTGGCCTACTACATCGCCGCAGTCAACATCGAGACGACCTACCAGGCCCTCGTCGCCGAACAGCAGCCGGACCGTCCGGTGGACTATGTGCCGTTCCCCGGTGTCACGTTGACCGACACGTTCCAGATCACCGAGAAGGGCGACCGGTCCGACACGAGCCTCATCCCGGTCAACAACCAGCGCATCGAGGCCCAGCTGGCCGCCCCGATCAAAGTCATCGTGGGCAACCCGCCCTACAGCGCCGGCCAGACCTCGGCCAACGACAACAACGCCAACCTGCCGTACCCGACGTTGGACGGGCGGATCGCCGCGACGTATGCGGCCCAGTCCACCGCGACGAACAAGAACAATCTCTATGACTCCTACATCCGGGCATTCCGGTGGGCCACCGACCGTCTCGGTGACCAGGGGGTCATCGCGTTCGTGACCAACAATGGCTGGCTGGACGGCAACACCGCCGACGGGATCCGCAAGACCTTCCAGACAGAGTTCTCCGACATCTGGGTCTACAACCTGCGAGGCAACCAGCGCACCGCCGGAGAGCGTTCACGTCAGGAGGGGGGCAAGGTCTTCGGCTCCGGGTCACGGGCCGGTGTCGCAGTCCTGGTCGCCGCCAAGAACCCCCACCAGACCGGCTGTCACATCCACTACCACCAGGTGCCGGACTACCAGTCACGCGAGGACAAACTCGACGACATCACCGACGCCACCCTGACCACCACCGCCTGGACCACCATCACACCCAACACGGACGGGGACTGGCTCAACCAACGCAACCCAGCCTTCCAGACCTTCACGCCAATCGGCCTCAAGGACACCCGCGAGCCGACGCCGCGCATCTTCACGATGCACTCCAATGGACTCAAGACCAACCGGGACCCGTGGTGCTACAACTTCAGCCACAAGGCCGTCGAGGCGAACATGAGCCGGATGGTCGACGAGTACAACCTCGAGGCCACCACCTGCACCGGCGACGAGAGCAAGCTCACCACCGACCCCACACGGATCAGCTGGAGCGCCAACCTGAAGTCTGATGCGCTGCGGAGCCGAACCCACCAATTCCACCCCGATCGCATCTACGAGTCCCTCTACCGGCCGTTCTGCCACCAGAACGCCTACTTCGACCGACCACTCAACGAAAGGGTCTACCGACTCGAGTCCATCTTCCCCACCCCCACACACGACAACACCGGGTTCTATGTTGTGGGAGTGGGTTCCGCGGTCCCGTTCAGTGCGGTCGCGATTGACTGTCTCCCGGATCTCCATGTGACGGGGGCCGGAAGCGGCGGCCAGTTCTTCCCTCGCTGGACCTATGAGCGGGCCGATAGCAGCGACCAGGACGTATTGCCTGATCCCGATGAGACCGTCGACGAGTGGGGCTACCGGCGTGTCGACAACATCACCGACCAAGCGCTCAAAACTTATCGGGATGCGTTCGGCTCTCAGGTGTCGAAGGACGACATCTTCTCCTACGTCTACGCCGTCCTCCACTCGCCGCAGTACCGCACGGCGTTCGCCGCAGACCTCAAGCGCATGCTGCCCCGCATCCCGCTGGCCGCCTCCCGAGACGACTTCGAGCGGTTCGTCGCGGCCGGCCGAACGCTGGCTGACCTCCACATCGGCTACGAGACCGTCGAGCCCTACCCGCTGTCAGAACAGCACAGCGACACCGTCACCGGCCCCGAGGCCTACCGGGTCCAGAAAATGCGCTGGAAGGACAAGACCACCAAGAAAACCCTCATCTACAACGCTCACATCACCCTCGACGACATCCCCGCCGTCGCCAACGAGTACATGCTCGGCTCCAGATCGGCGCTGGAGTGGCTCATCGACCGCTACCAGGTCAAGACCGACAAAGCGTCTGGCATCATCAACGACCCCAACCAATGGGCCACCGAGCACGACGATCCCCACTACATCATCGACCTGGTCAAGCGCGTGACCCGTGTCTCCGTGGACACGGTTCGTGTTGTTGACGCACTGCCGGAGCTTCCGCTGTGA
- a CDS encoding restriction endonuclease, with translation MAKVRTIQDVIEEFGCEPSAVVRGTRFEELMAGYFAADATLAATYDEVFRWPEWSHNEGTHDTGIDLVARERESGRWTAIQCKFYDPRHRLQKADINSFFTASGKRWDGVAFTNRIIISTTDRWSRHAEDALTHQTIPVQRIGMADIAESRVDWMFHADDPLGFTPRKAVRFGLRPHQREAIDAIQAGFESHDRGQWISACGTGKTFTSLKLAERRCADNEGHLKVLFLAPSISLVSQSLREWLAQSQTPIRPFVVCSDTKASRQAGDITVHDIPLPTTDPDRLVAEMAHGGRRGKQMTVIFSTYQSIDVVARALKQSGAGPFDLILCDEAHRTTGVTLAGDTGESAFIKVHDNAYLPAVKRLYMTATPRIYGTDVKKKADDAAAVLTSMDDQAMFGPVFHRLGFGQAVERGLLSDYKVMILAVANDAIDPGMQASLAGAGHELSLDDAARIVGCWNGLAKRTTDMDFGEHPTPMQRAVAFAANIKASKAFAGALPQVVDQVIGDDAGLQVDAHHVDGTMNALTRADELAWLKAPVPEGECRILSNARCLAEGVDVPALDAVLFLSPRNSLVDVVQSVGRVMRKAPGKDYGYVILPVAIDASEEPSVALRDNKRFKVVWDVLNALRAHDDRFEAMINTIDLDHSTGGKVSIDVFSPHGGPADDDNRLDGAQPVNPFAGTQPLLVGSDLWREAILGRIVKKCGQREYWESWADDVVAIHANQVRRITGIIAAARRDGAPVACQFDMFLQGLRANLNESIDAAQAVDMISQHLITRPVFQALFPAGSFAERNPVSITMGRMATALEGYGLAAETAQLDRFYDSVGRRASQIRTPEGRQSVIHQLYEQFFRKAFPAQASSLGVVYTPVPIVDFILRAAD, from the coding sequence GTGGCGAAGGTCAGGACGATCCAGGATGTGATCGAGGAGTTCGGCTGCGAGCCGTCTGCGGTGGTGCGGGGGACTCGGTTCGAGGAGTTGATGGCTGGCTACTTCGCCGCCGACGCCACTCTGGCGGCGACCTATGACGAGGTGTTCCGGTGGCCCGAGTGGTCGCACAATGAGGGCACTCATGACACGGGGATCGATCTGGTGGCTCGCGAACGCGAGTCGGGACGCTGGACGGCGATCCAGTGCAAGTTCTACGACCCGCGTCATCGGTTGCAGAAGGCCGATATTAATTCGTTCTTCACGGCCTCGGGGAAACGCTGGGACGGTGTCGCGTTCACCAACCGGATCATCATCTCGACCACCGACCGGTGGTCCCGACATGCCGAGGATGCGCTGACCCACCAGACGATCCCGGTGCAGCGGATCGGGATGGCCGATATCGCTGAGTCTCGTGTGGACTGGATGTTCCACGCTGATGACCCGTTGGGGTTCACTCCGCGCAAGGCTGTCCGGTTCGGGTTGCGGCCTCATCAGAGGGAGGCCATCGACGCCATCCAGGCTGGCTTCGAGTCTCATGATCGGGGACAGTGGATCTCGGCGTGTGGGACGGGTAAGACGTTCACGTCGTTGAAGTTGGCCGAGCGGCGTTGCGCCGATAACGAGGGGCATCTGAAGGTGTTGTTCCTGGCGCCGTCGATCTCGTTGGTCTCCCAGAGTCTGCGGGAGTGGCTGGCCCAGTCGCAGACCCCGATCCGCCCGTTCGTGGTGTGTTCCGACACCAAGGCCAGTCGTCAGGCCGGGGACATCACCGTTCACGACATTCCGCTTCCCACCACTGACCCGGACCGGCTGGTCGCCGAGATGGCCCATGGTGGGCGGCGGGGCAAACAGATGACGGTGATCTTCTCGACCTACCAGTCCATCGACGTGGTGGCCCGGGCGCTCAAGCAGTCGGGGGCGGGCCCGTTCGACCTGATCCTGTGTGATGAGGCCCATCGGACCACCGGTGTCACCCTGGCCGGGGACACCGGGGAGTCGGCGTTCATCAAGGTCCACGACAACGCCTATCTGCCGGCGGTCAAGCGGTTGTACATGACCGCGACCCCCAGGATTTATGGCACCGATGTGAAGAAGAAGGCCGATGACGCGGCCGCGGTGTTGACCTCGATGGACGACCAGGCGATGTTCGGGCCGGTGTTCCACCGCCTGGGCTTCGGGCAGGCTGTGGAGCGGGGCCTGCTGTCGGACTACAAGGTGATGATCCTGGCGGTCGCCAATGACGCCATCGACCCGGGCATGCAGGCCTCTCTGGCCGGTGCGGGCCACGAGTTGAGCCTGGATGATGCGGCGAGGATCGTGGGGTGCTGGAACGGGCTGGCCAAACGCACCACCGACATGGATTTCGGTGAGCATCCGACGCCCATGCAGCGGGCGGTGGCGTTCGCCGCCAACATCAAGGCCTCCAAGGCGTTCGCCGGGGCGCTGCCCCAGGTCGTCGACCAGGTCATCGGCGATGATGCCGGGTTGCAGGTCGACGCCCACCACGTCGACGGGACGATGAACGCGCTGACCCGTGCCGACGAGTTGGCCTGGCTCAAGGCCCCGGTCCCGGAGGGGGAGTGCCGGATTCTGTCGAATGCCCGGTGCCTGGCCGAGGGTGTGGACGTGCCGGCGTTGGATGCGGTGTTGTTCCTGTCCCCGCGTAACTCGCTGGTCGACGTGGTGCAGTCGGTGGGCCGGGTGATGCGCAAGGCCCCGGGCAAGGACTACGGATATGTCATCTTGCCGGTGGCGATCGATGCCAGTGAGGAACCGTCGGTGGCGCTGCGCGACAACAAACGGTTCAAGGTCGTCTGGGACGTGCTGAACGCCCTGCGGGCCCACGATGACCGGTTCGAGGCGATGATCAACACCATCGACCTGGACCACAGCACCGGCGGCAAGGTCTCGATCGACGTGTTCTCCCCCCACGGTGGCCCCGCCGACGATGACAACCGGCTGGACGGCGCGCAGCCGGTGAACCCGTTCGCCGGCACCCAGCCGCTGCTGGTGGGGTCGGATCTGTGGCGTGAGGCGATCCTGGGCCGGATCGTGAAGAAGTGCGGCCAGCGGGAGTACTGGGAGTCGTGGGCCGATGACGTGGTGGCCATCCACGCCAACCAGGTCCGCCGCATCACCGGCATCATTGCCGCCGCCCGCCGTGACGGGGCGCCGGTCGCCTGCCAGTTCGACATGTTCCTTCAAGGCCTGCGGGCCAACCTCAACGAGTCGATCGACGCGGCTCAGGCCGTTGACATGATCTCCCAGCACCTGATCACCCGGCCCGTGTTCCAGGCCCTGTTCCCGGCGGGCTCGTTCGCCGAGCGCAACCCGGTCTCGATCACGATGGGACGAATGGCCACCGCCCTGGAAGGCTACGGACTGGCCGCAGAGACCGCACAGCTGGACCGGTTCTACGACTCGGTGGGCCGCCGCGCCTCCCAGATCCGCACACCGGAGGGCCGCCAGAGTGTCATCCACCAGCTCTATGAGCAGTTCTTCCGCAAGGCCTTCCCGGCCCAGGCGTCCTCGCTGGGGGTGGTCTACACCCCGGTGCCGATCGTCGACTTCATCCTGCGGGCCGCCGACTAG
- a CDS encoding ribbon-helix-helix domain-containing protein: MTDPTTPDWDRMADWAESQAPLTDDSAPMLAGEQARQAGRQFLRGRPNVGADHATGAGQSRKRATRLDEQTDAALVARARREHKSVSAVIRDVLRDELAKS; this comes from the coding sequence ATGACCGATCCCACCACCCCTGACTGGGACCGGATGGCCGACTGGGCCGAATCGCAGGCCCCGTTGACCGACGACTCGGCCCCCATGCTGGCCGGGGAGCAGGCACGCCAGGCCGGCCGACAGTTCCTGCGCGGCAGACCCAATGTGGGGGCCGACCACGCCACCGGTGCCGGTCAGTCCCGTAAACGTGCCACCCGACTCGACGAGCAGACCGATGCCGCGCTGGTCGCCCGGGCCCGCCGCGAGCACAAGAGCGTCTCGGCGGTCATCCGCGACGTGTTGCGCGACGAGCTCGCCAAGTCCTGA
- a CDS encoding ISL3-like element ISPfr3 family transposase — MHDATVGGRADAFASPDLTAFCRLDELGLVVTGQRLEPDRAVLACQVVEPDQWCRRCGCEGRPRDTVVRRLAHEPLGWRPTTLEVVVGRYRCSGCGYVWRQDTTAAAEPRAKLSRRALRWALEGIVVQHLSVARVAEGLAVAWDTANDAVLAEGKRVLIDEEHRFEGVKVVGVDEHVWRHTRRGDRYVTVIIDLTPARDGTGPARLLDMVEGRSKQAFKTWLADRPQEWRDGVQVVAMDGFTGFKTAAVEELPDVVTVLDPFHVTRLAGEALDECRRRVQQAICGHRGRKGDPLYAARRTLSTGADLLNDKQKDRLDTLFADDAHVEVTWSVYQRMIAAYRHENRRHGRELMARLIDSISTGVPKALVEITKLGRTLKKRAADVLAYFDRPSTSNGPTEAINGRLEHLRGSALGFRNLTNYIARSLLETGGFRPRLHPGFG; from the coding sequence GTGCACGACGCTACCGTCGGCGGGCGCGCTGATGCGTTCGCCAGCCCCGACCTGACTGCCTTCTGCCGCCTCGACGAACTCGGCCTCGTTGTCACCGGGCAGCGACTCGAGCCGGATCGTGCCGTATTGGCCTGCCAGGTGGTCGAGCCCGACCAGTGGTGCCGGCGCTGCGGCTGCGAAGGGAGACCACGTGACACCGTGGTCCGACGGCTTGCCCACGAACCACTGGGCTGGCGGCCCACGACGCTGGAGGTCGTCGTGGGCCGTTACCGCTGCAGCGGCTGCGGGTATGTGTGGCGCCAGGACACCACCGCCGCGGCCGAGCCGCGGGCCAAGTTGTCCCGGCGCGCTCTGCGGTGGGCGCTGGAAGGGATCGTGGTCCAGCACCTGAGCGTGGCTCGGGTCGCCGAGGGGCTCGCGGTGGCCTGGGACACCGCCAACGACGCCGTTCTGGCCGAGGGCAAGCGGGTGCTGATCGACGAGGAGCACCGCTTCGAGGGGGTGAAGGTCGTCGGAGTCGACGAGCACGTGTGGCGCCACACCCGTCGCGGCGACAGGTACGTCACCGTGATCATCGACCTCACCCCGGCACGAGATGGCACCGGCCCGGCACGGCTGCTGGACATGGTCGAAGGACGCTCCAAGCAGGCGTTCAAGACCTGGCTGGCCGACCGCCCGCAGGAGTGGCGCGACGGCGTGCAGGTGGTCGCGATGGACGGCTTCACCGGGTTCAAGACCGCCGCCGTCGAGGAACTGCCCGACGTGGTGACCGTGCTAGATCCCTTCCACGTCACCAGGCTCGCTGGCGAGGCGCTCGATGAGTGCCGACGGCGAGTTCAGCAGGCCATCTGTGGGCACCGCGGCCGCAAGGGCGACCCGCTCTATGCCGCCCGCCGGACCCTGTCCACCGGCGCCGACCTGCTCAACGACAAGCAGAAGGACCGACTGGACACCCTGTTCGCCGACGACGCCCACGTCGAGGTCACCTGGAGCGTCTACCAGCGCATGATCGCCGCCTACCGCCACGAGAACCGGCGCCACGGCCGCGAGCTGATGGCCCGGCTCATCGACTCGATCAGCACCGGCGTCCCCAAGGCCCTGGTCGAGATCACCAAGCTCGGCAGGACGCTGAAGAAGCGCGCCGCCGACGTCCTGGCCTACTTCGACCGGCCCAGCACCTCCAACGGGCCCACCGAGGCGATCAACGGCCGACTCGAGCACCTGCGCGGCTCGGCGCTGGGGTTCCGCAACCTGACCAACTACATCGCCAGATCCCTGCTCGAGACCGGCGGGTTCAGACCCCGACTACACCCTGGATTCGGATGA
- the uxaC gene encoding glucuronate isomerase, which yields MFLDEEFLLTTPTARTLFHDYAEHQPVIDYHCHLNPSEIAEDKNFSGIVEAWLGGDDYGDHYKWRLMRANGVSEELVTGKGDDWEKFQAFAGAMEKAIGNPVYLWTHLELRRIFGIEKDLNRSTAREIFDRTNELLASPEFSRRGLIRKFNVEAVCTTDDPADDLGFHQQLAGEKDFKVLPAMRPDKALNIDRPGFGEWVTRLEGAVGHPVSGFDGLTAAIDERVGFFHEMGGWLSDHALDVVEYAEATPAELDVIVDRARSGAGLSALEVVQYRTALIKALMRIYQAHDWTMQLHIHAARDLNSAMYAAHGADTGYDAMWDHSLVAPLAKLLDSAEADGVVPRTIIYSLNPNDWLPIASLFGCFQGGGTVQKFALGNAWWFNDTRSGIRRQLEVQAEQSLLGNFVGMTTDSRSFLSYPRHEFFRRILCELVGEWAERGEITNDIEALGTLVSDVSYGNAKKFFAF from the coding sequence ATGTTTCTTGACGAGGAATTCCTCCTCACCACGCCGACGGCCAGGACGCTGTTCCACGACTATGCGGAGCACCAGCCCGTCATCGACTACCACTGCCACCTCAACCCCTCCGAGATCGCGGAGGACAAGAACTTCTCGGGGATCGTCGAGGCCTGGCTGGGCGGCGATGACTACGGGGATCACTACAAGTGGCGGCTGATGCGGGCCAACGGCGTCTCTGAGGAGCTGGTGACTGGCAAGGGCGACGACTGGGAGAAGTTTCAGGCCTTCGCCGGGGCCATGGAGAAGGCGATCGGCAATCCCGTCTACCTGTGGACCCATCTTGAGTTGCGCCGCATCTTCGGTATCGAGAAGGACCTCAACCGCAGCACCGCCCGCGAGATCTTCGACCGCACCAATGAGCTGCTGGCCAGCCCGGAGTTCTCCCGGCGCGGGCTCATCCGCAAGTTCAACGTCGAGGCCGTCTGCACCACCGACGACCCGGCCGACGACCTGGGCTTCCACCAGCAGCTGGCCGGCGAGAAGGACTTCAAGGTGCTGCCGGCGATGCGTCCCGACAAGGCCCTCAACATCGACAGGCCCGGGTTCGGGGAGTGGGTCACCCGGCTCGAGGGGGCCGTCGGGCATCCGGTGAGCGGATTCGACGGGCTGACCGCGGCCATCGACGAGCGGGTCGGCTTCTTCCACGAGATGGGCGGCTGGCTCTCCGACCACGCCTTGGACGTCGTCGAGTACGCGGAGGCGACGCCGGCCGAGCTGGACGTCATCGTCGATCGGGCGCGCTCCGGCGCCGGGCTGAGTGCGCTGGAGGTGGTGCAGTACCGCACCGCGCTCATCAAGGCCCTCATGAGGATCTACCAGGCTCACGACTGGACGATGCAGCTTCATATTCACGCCGCCCGGGATCTCAACTCGGCGATGTACGCCGCCCACGGCGCCGACACCGGATACGACGCCATGTGGGACCACTCCCTGGTGGCTCCGCTGGCCAAGCTGCTGGACTCCGCCGAGGCCGACGGCGTCGTTCCCCGCACCATCATCTACTCCCTCAACCCGAACGACTGGCTGCCTATCGCCTCCCTGTTCGGCTGCTTCCAGGGCGGCGGGACCGTCCAGAAGTTCGCCCTGGGCAACGCCTGGTGGTTCAACGACACCCGGTCGGGGATCCGGCGTCAGCTGGAGGTGCAGGCCGAGCAGTCCCTGCTGGGCAATTTCGTCGGCATGACGACCGACTCACGGTCCTTCCTCTCCTACCCGCGTCACGAGTTCTTCCGCCGCATCCTGTGCGAGCTGGTCGGCGAATGGGCCGAGCGCGGAGAGATCACCAACGACATCGAGGCGCTGGGGACGCTCGTCTCCGACGTCTCCTACGGCAACGCGAAGAAGTTCTTCGCGTTCTGA
- a CDS encoding UxaA family hydrolase, giving the protein MIDALVLDPADSVAVATHPVTAGDTLTLGGHPGEVMTVTAVSDVAPGHKIALADIAEGADVVKYGMPIGHTTADVRRGEWIHSHNLSTNLGPDLDYTFLPTDRRTLPGSGEGTFMGYRRADGRVGIRNDLYIVPTVGCINALCEGILRDFTDDHTEGLPFDSTIVTRHPYGCSQLGGDLGMTQRILADIVGHPNAGGVLVIGLGCENNQMDQMRAGLGAHDPDRVRFMIAQEADDEYETGVALLEELLAAAKEDHREEVPISELKVGVKCGGSDGFSGITANPLIGRFTDWLVSHGGSVVLTEVPEMFGAETVLMSRSRDEGVFSETVDLVNGFKDYFRRYDQPIYENPSPGNKEGGITTLEEKSLGCIQKAGTAEVEDVLAYGSTIRTPGLSLLQGPGNDLVSSSVLASAGCQLVLFSTGRGTPFGTYVPTVKVSSNTALATRKKRWIDFDGGRTMTEPMDDVLPDFIAYVTSVAGGVKTLNETHHMQEIAIFKDGVTE; this is encoded by the coding sequence ATGATCGACGCGCTCGTACTCGACCCGGCCGACTCAGTCGCGGTGGCCACCCATCCCGTCACCGCCGGGGACACCCTGACCCTGGGCGGCCATCCCGGCGAGGTGATGACGGTGACTGCCGTCTCCGACGTCGCCCCGGGCCACAAGATCGCCCTGGCTGATATCGCCGAGGGGGCCGACGTCGTCAAGTACGGAATGCCCATCGGCCACACCACTGCCGACGTGAGGCGGGGGGAGTGGATCCACTCCCACAACCTGTCCACGAACCTGGGCCCCGACCTCGACTACACCTTCCTGCCCACGGACCGCCGGACGCTGCCGGGATCGGGCGAGGGAACCTTCATGGGTTACCGGCGGGCGGACGGCCGGGTGGGGATCCGCAACGACCTGTACATCGTGCCCACTGTGGGATGCATCAACGCGCTGTGCGAGGGCATCCTGCGCGACTTCACTGATGACCACACCGAGGGCCTGCCATTCGACTCGACGATCGTCACCCGGCACCCCTACGGCTGCTCCCAGCTCGGCGGGGATCTCGGCATGACCCAGCGCATCCTGGCCGACATCGTCGGTCATCCGAACGCCGGCGGCGTGCTGGTGATCGGCCTGGGCTGCGAGAACAACCAGATGGACCAGATGCGCGCCGGCCTGGGGGCCCACGATCCCGACCGGGTGCGGTTCATGATCGCCCAGGAGGCCGACGACGAGTACGAGACCGGCGTCGCACTGCTCGAGGAGCTGCTGGCGGCCGCCAAGGAGGACCACCGCGAGGAGGTGCCGATCAGCGAGCTGAAAGTCGGCGTCAAGTGCGGAGGCTCCGACGGTTTCTCCGGCATCACCGCGAACCCGCTCATCGGGCGCTTCACCGACTGGCTCGTCTCCCACGGCGGATCGGTGGTGCTCACCGAGGTGCCGGAGATGTTCGGTGCGGAGACCGTGCTCATGTCGCGGTCCCGCGATGAGGGTGTCTTCAGCGAGACCGTCGACCTGGTGAACGGATTCAAGGACTACTTCCGGCGCTACGACCAGCCGATCTACGAGAACCCGTCGCCGGGCAACAAGGAGGGCGGCATCACCACTCTGGAGGAGAAGTCTCTGGGCTGCATCCAGAAGGCCGGGACTGCGGAGGTCGAGGACGTGCTCGCCTACGGATCGACGATCCGGACGCCGGGCCTGTCCCTGCTGCAGGGGCCGGGCAACGACCTGGTCTCCTCCTCGGTGCTGGCCTCGGCGGGCTGCCAGCTGGTGCTCTTCTCGACGGGGCGGGGGACGCCGTTCGGCACTTATGTGCCGACCGTCAAGGTGTCCTCCAACACAGCCCTGGCCACCCGCAAGAAGCGCTGGATCGACTTCGACGGAGGCCGGACCATGACCGAGCCGATGGACGACGTCCTGCCCGACTTCATCGCCTACGTCACCTCCGTGGCGGGCGGCGTCAAGACCCTCAATGAGACCCACCACATGCAGGAGATCGCCATCTTCAAGGACGGCGTCACCGAATAG